The Penaeus monodon isolate SGIC_2016 chromosome 5, NSTDA_Pmon_1, whole genome shotgun sequence genome window below encodes:
- the LOC119572924 gene encoding protein spaetzle 3-like, whose amino-acid sequence MALTLSVVLLCAGVVLGSVHPPAYGHHPQPAYGHHAPAYGHHAPAYAHQHSYEHGYCDPTVAPACADNSTLSYCLEDTEYPEYEIKAAITADHLFAKKYADVADQSADDLVDMLTKDQEEAFDYSYYTGASTGDSPYDATHWGGPEGYICPSEVVYAMPKRAQNVEGKWRVIVNDVHYYSQTARLETCLFPEAACRALAPCYQSHCTQKSVYHRLLSYDPCDPYKGLFIDIYKMPSACSCHLPA is encoded by the exons ATGGCTCTTACTTTG TCGGTTGTTCTTTTATGCGCCGGAGTCGTTCTGGGCTCTGTCCATCCCCCAGCATATGGCCATCACCCACAGCCCGCTTATGGTCATCATGCGCCTGCTTACGGTCATCATGCACCTGCCTACGCTCACCAGCATTCCTATGAGCACGGTTACTGCGACCCAACTGTTGCCCCAGCCTGCGCTGACAACTCCACTCTCTCCTACTGCTTGGAAGACACTGAGTATCCTGAATACGAGATTAAGGCTGCCATCACCGCCGATCACCTGTTCGCCAAGAAGTACGCTGATGTCGCCGACCAGTCTGCTGACGACCTGGTAGATATGCTTACCAAGGATCAGGAGGAGGCCTTCGACTATTCTTACTACACTGGAGCTTCCACTGGGGACTCTCCCTACGATGCCACTCACTGGGGTGGTCCTGAGGGTTACATCTGTCCCTCCGAAGTGGTGTATGCCATGCCCAAACGTGCCCAGAACGTGGAGGGCAAGTGGCGCGTCATTGTCAACGACGTTCACTATTACAGCCAGACTGCTCGCCTCGAGACTTGTCTGTTCCCAGAGGCTGCTTGCCGCGCCCTAGCTCCTTGCTACCAGAGCCATTGCACCCAGAAGTCAGTGTACCACCGACTCCTTTCCTATGACCCATGTGACCCTTACAAGGGCCTCTTCATTGACATCTACAAGATGCCATCTGCCTGCTCCTGCCACCTTCCCGCTTAA